The segment TGCTTTATAAAGTTTTGTGGCAGCATCGATGTTAACAGCTTTCACCGGTGGAGTAGTGAGTTCAACACCGTCAGGCGTGGTATAACGAATGAATTTTTCTTCGTCCATTTCAATACTCCAGAATGGTTCATTTCCCGTAGCAATAAAATCGATACCTGCGGCTGCTTTTTGTTTCCATCGTTCAGGAATGTTGATGTTCATTTTGATCGTTGTATCTGCCGGAACAATCGTATCTGTAGCAGGTTCTTCAGCCTGTTGATCTGATTTTTGCTTCTGTTCGCAGCTGATCGCCATTGTAAATAATAAGATGAGAAGAAGATTGCGCATGCTGTTTTATTAAGTACAGAAAGGTACAGCAAAAAATAATTTAGGTAGCGAAAGTTTGTGCAATGGTTTCGTCATTTTCAAACTGCTTTCTCCTTTACTTTGCAGCCATGATCGAATGGTGGATCTATCTTCTTGTTTGCATAGGTGCGTTGTTTGCCGGCTTTATTGACGCTGTTGTTGGTGGCGGTGGTTTGGTACAAGTGCCGTTGTTAATGATTCTGTTCCCCGAGCTGTCGCATGTGCAGGTGATAGCCAGCAATCGCTTTGCGTCACTTGCTGGAACGAGCGTTGCCGCTTTTCAATACATCAAAATGATTGGTGTTGACACCGGTGTGGTGATAGCAACAGGCATAACTGCAGCCATATCATCATTCAGCGGAACGTTTGTTATGGAATTAATAAGGCCCGAAGTATTTAAGCCACTGTTGCTTTGTATCATTATTGTGCTGGCTGTTTACACATTCATCAAAAAAGATTTTGGACATATTCATGCTGTGAAATACAGCGGTCATAAATTCCTGATAGTTTGTGCCTTTATTGGTGCTGTCATAGGATTTTACAATGGTTTCATTGGACCGGGAACAGGCAGCCTCTTAGTATTTGCGTTTGTTAGTGTTGCCGGTTTAAATTTCCTGCATGCATCAGCTTCTTCTAAAATTATAAATGCAATTGCAGATGTTGCTTCACTGATAGGTTTCTTAATGAATGGCGCAGTGGTATTTAAAATTGCTTTGCCTATGATGGTATTTAACATGCTTGGCGCATACATTGGCAGTAAGGCGGCCATATTAAAAGGCAATGTATTTATCCATTATGTATTTCTGTTGGTGATAAGCATCCTTATTATACGTTTGGGGAGAGATGTACTGCTCTCCTGGAATAATTAAACAAAAGCCCCGACTAATATCAGGGCTTCTACAGGAAAGCTATCAGGAGTTCTTACAGGCCAGCTGTGATTTATATTGTTAATCAGCTTTCGCTTTTGATTTGGCAATTTTTATTTCATTTAGTTTTTCTATGGAGCTGGTGTTGAATGGATATTTCTCCAATGCCAGGCGGTAATACTTTTCTGCATTCACCATATCGCCCGTAATAAAGTAAAACTCGCCAAATGAATCATAAGGGTTGCAACCTGTGGGATATAGTTCTACATACTTTTCAAAATGCTGTTTAGCAGTAGCATTATCTTTCTTCACCTGCAGATACATATAGCCAAGTATGTTATGAATGGGAGCTACATCGGGAAACTTCTTGTGATATTCCTGTGCAGCAGCAAACTGCTCTTCAGGCGTAGGTCGTGTAATTGTATAGAAGAAGCCAATAAAACTTCCATCAGGAAACATATTGTACAGATCGGCCCATAGCTTTTGATTGTCGGCCTGTTTGTTTTCGGGTGTTACCAGTTTTACAAACAGTTGCTCACCTTCTGTTTTGTTTTTTGCGCTGGCGAAAGCACGTTCAACATATTTTTTCTTTGTTTCACCATTGCTCAGGTTTGCCATTAATGTCAATACAACTGTAAAGTCAGGATCAAGTTCAAGGGCCCGTTCAAACTGCTGATAAGCCTGTGCAAATTCAATGTTCATCATGTGGGCTGCGCCCTTGCCTGCAATTTCTCTGGCTTCTTTTGATGAAGTGGTCCAGCTCATGGTTTTTTTCTGTGCAATAATGCCTTGAGTCATGAACAGAAGAAACAACAGCAGCGATGCCCAGGTTGGGAGTAATCGTTTCATACAACAATGTTTTTTGGTTTTGGAATACGATGTCTGGGGTATGAAGTAAAAAGCAGTCTGGAAGAGCCGGAGATATGGTTCAATGAGATAATAAGAGAAGGTACAAATATTTATAAGAGATAAAACTGACAGTTATCAGGAGTGTTTTTTTTATGCTGTATAATTACCTTACTTATATATCATTACAATGCTGCACAAGGAATGTTTTTTTATAGCGAAACAGTATATTTGAAAAACCCAACCGGTTTTATCTAATTTAATTTTGTTTATGGAACCTGAACTTGTTATAAAACCCAATCGCTTCATTTTTTTAATCATGGCTTTTATTGCCTTAGCTATGTCGACCGTGTTTGCTGTATTTGCAGTAATACCGGATCTGTTTAGTGATGATGGTGCGTTTAGTTCTGAGGAACAATTGTCCATCATTGAAATCATCATCTTTGGTTTCTTTTGCATGGTGGGATTGTTTCTTTGTTTTGTTTGGATGAAGATGTTCATAAAGGATACTGCAGCAATCGCTATTTATAAAAACGGGTTTGAAGCTAACACAAATGGCATCAGTACAGGATTTATTGCCTGGACAGATATTGAAATGCTGGAAGAAGTACTGGTAAGTTCAAACAGCGGCAGTGGCACAAGAAAAGAAGCTGCATTGGCTGTTTATTTAAAAGATCCCGCAATTTATACGCAACGTCTTCCTTTGTTTTTTCAATGGGCCACTAAACTTGCAGGTAAAAGCGGCCGGTACAGTCATACAAATAAATATGGAGTAACAGAAAATACGCCGCCGATATTTCTGCCATTCGCTGCTTTTGGTACACAGTACGAAGAAGCGAAGAAATTAATGTATGCCGGGGTAAAACAAAAGACAGGTTGAGCATAAAAAAAACTTCCGGTTTTATGAGCCGGAAGTGTTTTTCATTACAAGATGAATCAATTATTCTTTTGGGAAATCAGCACCCTCACTTACGGCAGCCCACGTTTCAAAATCACGTTTCAACTCTTCCACTTTCAGTCGTGCTCCTTTTAATGCAGCAGCGCCCAGTAATAAACGCAATGGCGGATGTTCAGTTTCTGTTACATCGATCATTGCTTTTGCTGCACGCACAGGATCGCCCGGTTGATTACCACTATAGCCACGTATATCACCTGCGTTCTTACCGGCAGTAGAAGCATAGTCATCAATTTTTACAGTGGTATCTTTTGCTGAACGACCTGCCCAATCGGTACGGAAACCACTTGGCGCAATAATGGTTACTTTAATTCCCAATGGAGCCACTTCTTTGTACAAGGCTTCACTTAAACCATCCACTGCATATTTTGTTGCGTTGTAAAACCCAACACCGGGGAACGAACGCAAACCGCCAATAGAAGAGATGTTGAGGATATGGCCGCTTTTCTGTTTACGCATATGCGGTAATACTTCCTGCGTCATCTTCGCCAAACCAAATACATTGATCTCGAACATGCGACGCACTTCTGCTTCTTCACTTTCTTCAACAGCTGCAAAATAACCAATGCCTGCATTGTTCACCAATACATCGATCTGCTTGAATTTTTCCAATGTAGTTGCAACAGCAGCTTTGATCTGTTCAGGAACAGTTACATCCAGTTTTACTGCGATCGAAGTATCTGGATAAGCCGAAACAATATCCTGTACATCTTCTGTTTTACGGGCGGCCACTGCCACACGATAACCCTGTGCCAACGCCTCTGTAGCCAGTGCCCTTCCAAAACCGGTGGAGCAACCGGTTATAAGCCAAACTTTTTTCATTGCTTTTTTAGTTTAAAATGATCGAACAAGTGTAACTGTTTTATCACAACTTGTTTTTTCTAGAATTAATTACAAATACCATCTGTTGTACAAAAACCATCAGCCGCAGCTATTTCCACCAATGGCTTCTCTTCTTCCCAAACGGTATCCAATACCTGTGTAAATACGGCAGCCGGTTGTGCACCTGATACTGCATATTTATTATTGAATACAAAAAACGGAACACCCTGTACTCCGATCTGTTGTGCCCGGTATTGATCTTCCCGTACTTCATCAACATATAAATCACTTTCCAGCATATTTCGGATTTCATCTGCAGGTATACCAAGGCTTGTTCCGGTTTCAATCAATACATCTGTATCAGCAATATCTTTCCCTGCCGTATAATACGCTGCAAACAATTTTTCTTTTGCTTCATTTTGAACGCCGTATTTTTTTGCGAGGTGGAGCAAACGATGTGGGGCAAGTGTATTATTGATCACCGCAATATCAAAATTGTATTCTAATCCAACTTCCTTTGCCATGTTCGACATGTATTGGCCCATCTCTTTTGCTTTTTCAACTGAAACGCCTTTCCGTTTCGCAAGATATTGATGCACTGATTCGCCGGGAGTTGTTTTCATCTCAGGATCCAATTGAAAACTCTTCCACACAACTTCCACGTTCTCTTTATCAGGAAACAGTTCAAGCGCCTGTTCAAACTTCCGTTTGCCGATATAGCAAAACGGGCACACCAGATCCGACCATATTTCTACTTTCATCGGTTATAATTTAGAGGCGCAAGTTACGGGCAGATCAATTGGCAAAAAGTCATAACGCTGTCAGTTTGCAATAACAGGCTGGTAGCAGTGATCAGGGGGCATCAACGACTCTCTTCCCAAATGGAAGTAATGAAATTTCCAATAGTTTAAAATGTTGCCGCCCCCACGGAATGCCAATGATTGTGATATACAGGAATGCGCCCATGATAAGATGCGTAAGCGCCACTTCAATACCACCAAAAATGATCCAGATAATATTAGCCAATACCGAGAGGCAACCTGACTGCGAAGAATCGCTCACTACTTTTTTCCCAAAGGGCCATAATACCAAGCCTGCCAGTTTAAAACATTGCAATCCGAAGGGAATACCAATAATGGTGAGACACAAGATAATGCCGCCGAAAAAATAACCAAGTGCTGCAAAGAAGCCGCCAAAGATGAGCCAGATAAGGTTGCCAAGAAAGTTCATGTGATGAGGTTGTTATTGCTCCTAACATACAATATATTTTGGAAAGTTATTCAACATACACATAGGAGTTGTACAGAAAGTGATGATAGATGGTTGTAATGCAGAAGCTCAATTTTTTGAGGGGGTGGATTTTATTGTCAGCCCGAACGTTATGAATGAAGTAATAAAGTAGCCCCGGATAACGACGGATACCGCTTGCTGATGTAGTATTGATGTAGTATAATCAGATGCTTTCGAAAATCGGTTTGGTAATATTGAAACAGAATTCATTTATCTCAAAACAATTACCAAAAACGATTGCACATGTTAAAAAAATGCACAACAGCTTGTCTGTTCACGGCACTGGTTGCCCTTAGTTTTCTGTTCAATATAACCGCAAATGCCCAATGCCCTACGCTTGTTTGGGCCGATGAGTTTAACGGCACAACATTAGATGGCGCTAAATGGACTGCCGAAAACGGTGGTGGCGGATGGGGCAATGGCGAATTACAGTATTACAAAGCAGCAAATGCAACAGTAGGTAGCGGTACCTTAAAGATCACTGCAAAAAAAGAAAGGGTACAAGCCAATAACTACACATCGGCACGTATCAAAACTTATCTCAAAGGCGATTGGACATACGGCCGTTTTGAAGCCCGTATCAAGTTGCCAAAAGGTGCCGGGCTATGGCCTGCATTCTGGATGATGCCTACCGACAGTTACTATGGCACATGGCCACGCAGTGGTGAAATTGACATCAGTGAATTGGTAGGTGCAAAACCAAATAATTCGTTTGGTACATTACACTACGGCACATCATCAACCGATCATCAGTATAAAGGCGCTAACTTTTTTTTAAACTCAGGTACGTTTGCAGATGCCTTTCATACGTTTGCTGTAGAGTGGCAGGCAGGTGTTATTAAATGGTATGTAGACGATAATCTTTACAGCACACTTACTTCTGCTGATATTGCTCCCTACGCATGGCCCTTTGATAAACGTTTTTATATCATTCTTAATCTTGCAGTAGGAGGTACACTGGGTGGTACAGTTGATACAAAGATCTTTCCCGTAGCTATGGAAGTGGATTATGTGCGTGTGTATGCAGGTAACACCCCAACCATTTCAGGTAAGCGGGTTGTGCTTAACCAGGCACAAGGCGAAACATACAGTATAGCAAATGCTCCTGCGGGAAGTAATTATAACTGGAGTGTTCCACCGGGTGCAACAATTGCTTCGGGACAAGGCACCAATTCCATTACTGTAAACTGGGCCAATACAAGTTCATCAGGTAATGTAAATTGTGCAGTAAGTTCTTCCTGTGGCACTTCTAACCTTGCAATGAATGTATATGTTGAACCGGCTTATAATTATGCATTCTCTTTTGTAAATTTTGATGCATCAGGTCAGGCTACTTATTCACGTAGTGATGGCACATACAGCGTGGTGGCCAACCCATCAGCAAGTGGGATTAATACATCGGCGCTCAGCGGTAAATATATCCGAAACAGCACAGTACAATACGATTATATACAGTACAACACAACGGCTATTACAAACGCAGCTGATTATAAAAATAAAGTAAAGAAATTTTATCTCGATGTCTACACTGCCGCACCAGTTGGCACACCTGTACTGATTCAACTCGAAGGAAGCACTGCTTCTGCTACAAATTACCCGACGGGAAGAAACAGCAGGTATGTTGCTTACACCACAAAACAAAACCAATGGGAGCGATTGATTTTTACATTCCTTGATGCACCCGATGCTGCTGCATCTGATGCAGGTGTAACCCGCATGTTGTTAATGTTTAATTCCAATTCATTTACAGGAAGTACCTATTATATCGATAATCTTGATAGTTATTCAGTTGGTGCCGCTGCCCGTATAGGTGAAGCATCTGTTACTGCTTTGCCTGTTTCAAATTTAATGCAGACGCAGATTTATCCTAACCCGACAGGAAATGAATTGCGTATTCAACACATAAAAGCAAATACATCGGTATCCATTTTAAATCTGATGGGTCAGTCGATGGGCGTATATAAATTTAAAGAAGCAGGTAATGCAGTCATCGATATTTCATCATTGGTCAGTGGACAATACCTTGTGAAGTTTACAAGTAATGATGAAACAAAAACATTGAAAATCATAAAACAATAATCGTGCATCTGAAATGAAGTAAGCCGGTTCACGGATATCTTCATAAAATAATACCGCCGGATTTCCGGCGGTATTATTATCTTTTGCTTAGGTATGCTCTATTATTTTCTATTATTCATCTTTAAAAAACGTTTCTCCCTTAATAAGCCAGGAATAACCAAACGCTAACAAGGCGATCGTCTCCAATACATACGTTGGTTTTAAATGTTTCAATGCCTGGTACCAACTATCAATAAGACCAATCAATGCAATGGCGACGATACATACAACGATCGTCCAGCCACAGGTTTTATAAATGTAATTGCGGATCAGTTTCTGTCCGTGTATATCTCCTTCCTGGCTCGATTTTACAAAGAGTACAAGTGAAAAATAAGCAAAAGTGGAGAACAGTAACACAGCACCGCCATAATGCATGGCATTCGAAAAAGTATTTGATTGTTGTGTAATACGGCTGCATTCGTCAAGTGTGTACTTGCCAAAATTGGTAGGAAACATCGCAACGATCACGGCAAAGGTGCCGCCCAGTTTAGACGCAATCATATCCCTTTTATCGTAACCATTGTATGTAAATAAAAACAATGCTACGGCACACAATATGCCAACAAACAGATTACCCATATCAGTATAATAAAAATGACTGATGCTCGGAGGAAACTTACAACCCTTTTCAAAAAGGAAATAACCAACAAGCAGTACAAATGGTAAAGCCATGCCGGAAATACCTACTGCTTTGCGCAGCGTTAGAAAAGAAATAACATACTTGTCGTTTGGATTCGATTCAGTCATATGATGGTTTTAAAGCGATAAGATAGTAATTTTTTGAAATATGAAAAAAGGGTAACCTCTATGAAATTTCAGAAAGGATGCAGGACTGAATGCTTCTCTTTTTGTTCACACGTTTATGTGATTGTTTGGCCTCATTGCATTCTGCATTTTTGCAATTGTATTGTTATTTGTATTGAACCTTATCATCATGAAAAGAAGTTACATTTTTCTGTGCCTCGTTATTTTTATTGGCCTGATATTTACCTCCTGCCGGAAAGAAGGCTTTCAAACTATTACCAAAGAGTTGAATGTACATGACTTCAGCAAACTGGAAATTGCCGGTGAATTTGATATTCGTGTAACACAGGGAGCCAACTATAGTGTTCGCATTACAGGCAGGGAGCGAGACCTGGCTGATCTTGAAATCAAGGTATTTGATCATCTCTTGTTAATGGACTACCCGCATTTTGATCTGCGCAGACAGAAAGCAATCATTACCATTACCATGCCTTCTTTACAGGATATGGTTTTTGCCGGTGTGAGCAATATTACAGTAGAAGGGTTTACCGAAACCGTTCCTGTACGGGTAGAAACAAGTGGGGAAAGTAAACTGCATTTAAAAATGAATGCGCCCTTATTTCAACTGCTTGCTTCAAGCCTGTCAGAAATAACGCTCGACGGTATTGCAGGCGAACTAAAAGCAGAAACTGCCGGCGCTGCCATTATTGACACATACGCAACACCGGTAGTAAAAGCAACAGCAGTAGCCGCCAGTCAATCCACCATTAAAGTGTTTGCATTGCAATGGATAAGTGCCACTGCAGCAGGCAAGAGCCGCATTTATTATAAAGGAAACCCGCAGCAGGAAAACCTTGTGATCAGTGGTGATGCACGTATTATAGAAGAATAAATTCTGAGTAGCAAAAGTCAGGATCGTTTTTCTGATTACTGTACACGATAAGTTGGGATAAAGATCATTTTTAAACCTCGTTAAATAAAGTGATTATGCAAAAAGTCATGTATTCATTTCTGTTGATCATTGTTCTGCAGGCCTGTAATTCAGTACCGAAAATTGCAGTTAGTGATTCTTCCCTGCACACTGCTGAAGGATTAACTGTAAAAGGCCGCAATGGTTTTTTTATTAAACAAAAACTTTCATTTGGTGAATACAGAACAACGGCTGTAAATCGTTCCTGGACAAAGGGAAGCAGCTGGGGTTTTCGTGTTCCTGTACCAAACGATTGGGTGGAGCGGTTGAATATTGATTTTGTACGTCGAAAACAAACCGTGCGCTTCAGTCTTGTTGATCAAGCAGGTCATCAATCGGAAGTAACGGCATTTTCGAAAGTACGTTGGCACGATTTATCGATTGGAAACAACCCCAATAGCATTGTAAATATCATTGGTGATATTATGCAGATAGGTGATGGCGGTGTTAATACGTACGCTGTACGCATCATCCCTGCAAAAAATGCAGTACCATGGGAAATGATCATTGACAATAACGCTGCTCAACGAAATGCAAAAACGTACACGGGATTACTGGCTAAAAGCAAAACGGAATATTATATAGTGGCGCCTGTTTATAAACTTCTGAATAAACAGGGTAACGCAGTAAATCTTCCGTTTGGCGGCTCAGTTGGTTTTGAATTCAGGAATCAAGAGGGACAAACAGTTGCAGCTGTATCACTGATGGAAAGAGGTACTGTTTATTTTGGCCAGGTATCAGCTGAAGAAAAATTTTTATTAGCAAATGCTGCTGCTGCTTTGCTTTTGCAGCAACAGCTGGATTAAGGCTTGTGATCAGTTTAATAATAAGGGATGAACATACATTGAAGCGCATTATTGATCAACTCTCCCTGTTCATGATATAAACAAGATGCGGAAAGTTGCTGATATTATTTTTCTGCAACATGCGCCTGCGGTGCGTCTTCACTGTTTCAATACTGATGAAGAGTTGGCGGGCTACCTGTTTTGAGGTAAGACCTTCCGCAATAAGCCTTGCAATTTCTTTTTCACGTTCAGTAAGATCAAGCTTTGGATAGATACGTGCTGTTTGTCGTTTAATGAATTTATGAAAGGCCATTTGCACCGCCACCAGCAACTGTGTATCGTTATAAGGTTTTATTAAGTACATCACAGGGTCGGCCGCAAAAGCCTGTTGTAAAGTTTTGCTGTCGCTGTAAGCAGTTAAGAAAATGATCTCTGCATCAAACTCTTCTTTTAACTGTAATGCAAGTTCAGGTCCTTTTACATCGCCTTTGATGTTGATATCGCACAATACAACAGCGGGCAGTGTATCTGCTTTGCGACAAATGAGCAATGCCTCTGCTGCTGATTTGGCAATGCCCGTTACATCATATTCTTCTTCAGCCAGGAGTTCTGCAATTCCATTGGCAATGATCAATTCATCTTCTACAATTAAAATACTGTTATTCGTCATCATTCTGCTTTCATTTGTATCGTGTATCGGGTGCCCGGCTTGTTTGTCACCTGCATCGATGCGTCAAGTTGGTTCACTAGTATACCTACGAGTTTTAAACCAAAACCGCTTTCTGCTTCATCATTATTTTTTAAACCAATACCGTTATCGGCAACGCTGAGTTGCAAGTCATCACCTGTTTGCGCAAGCTGTATATAAAGCTTTGGATCAGTTGTTTGTTTGAATGCGTGTTTACAGGCATTCGTCACCAATTCATTTACAATAAGACCGATAGACACTGCACGGTCAATATTCATCGATGGGTTTGGTAGTTGCACAGTTGTTTCCACCGCAAATGCAGGCAAACCAAAACTACCGGCCAACGAAGAAGTGAGTTGGTTCAGGTAATCCTGCATATTAACTGCCGCCAGTTCGTTATCAACATATAATTTCTGATGGATCATGGCCATCGCATCAACCCTTGTTTTGCCTTCCTGCAATGCAGTTTTTGCATGTTCATCTTCCACCCGGTTCGATTGCAGACTCATTAAGCTCGATACCACCTGCAGGTTATTCTTTACACGGTGATGTAGTTCACGGATAAGCGACTGGATATAAATATTCTTCTCCTGTGCATCGGCATACAATGTTTCCAATTCCGTTTTTTGCAACGTAATCGTGCGTTGCTCCCGATCGTAACTGCGGCGGAATAACCAGATCACCAACGCTGTAAAAAACAATGTATAAAGAAGTGAGGTTGCATAATCGGCAATACGCTGTGCATTGGTGCTGTAGGGTATGATCCAGTCAGGATTATAATATTCAAGAACCAGGAGGCTGATGATCGATACTGCATAAATAATGCATAACAGTAACTGCATGCCCGGCGGCGAAATTAACAGCAGTGCGGTGAGGATCATGACCATTAAATAAATGGTGGGACCAAGCGATGCGCCATTATAAAAAAACAAAGGAGCCAGTACAAAAATTGTTGCCAGTATAAACCCAACCAGTAAAGTCTGGTTAAACAGTTTCCTGAAACGTGAAAGGTAAAAGGTGAGCAGTGTAAGTGAAGCACCCGTTATACCCAGGATGATAGTGGTGGGGTGTAAACCAAGGATAGAATTAAAGATGGTGCCTTGTGCCGAAAAAACAGTGAGTACAAAGCTGGTGAGGTTAAAGATCCTGTGCTCAAATGAAAATGCTTTTTCAGTGCCTGCAATGGTATAATAGAGCTTACGTAACATGGCAGTGTAGGGAACGTATGTGAATTTGGTTGATTTAGTTTAACTCCTGTATCGATGAAATTAAAAAGAAAACGATTGGCCGCAAGTATTTGTTTTATTTGTATGTATCTTGATATGGATTGGGTTTAAACAGCACAATATTTCTGTGATCAGGATCGATGTCAAAGGTCAAAGAATTTAATTAAAATGTGCATAGTGTTATGTTGTTTTGTTCTTCTTTGCATGAAACGTCCCTAAGAAACAAGTTCTTATAATTTCACAAATCCTTTCCTTAACGCTTCCAAACAAAGTCCTACACGGCTTTGTACTTTAAATTTTTGGAATAGCGATTCCCTGTAGCCATCTATTGTTCGTTCAGCCAGAGTCATTTCTGCAGCTATTTGTTTATAGGTAAGTTCGCTGCAAACGTAGCTTAAAAAAATCTTCTCTTTTTCCGTCATTACTATTGATGGCGTTTCAGATGAGGTCATCAGTAAACGTCTGAAATTTATATTAGAGGCATCTGCATTGTAATAGCCTTTCGTTACCACTTCTTTCAAGGCCTTCTCCAGCTCTGTAGGGTGTGTGTCTTTCAAGAGAAATGCACAGCAACCTGCTTTAAACATTTCTATGATGGCTGTATCTGTATCATTCATAGAAAGTGCTACAAGTTTCATGGCCGGATATTTATCATTCAGCCACTTGCTGGTAGCAATACCATCGAGCACCGGCATGTTTACATCAACCAGCATCAGGTCTGGTGGCGTCGGCAGGTTGCTGATTTTATTTTTTAAACTTTCGCCATTTAACGCTTCAACAACCACTTCGTAGTTGCCGAAGCTTTCAAGCATCAATTGTAATGATTTTAAAAAAAGCTGGTGATCATCCACTAAGCCAATTGTTGTTTTCATAGCTCTTTTTTTTGTAGAGGGAAATAAATATGCACGTTTGTTCCATTGCCGGGCGATGATTGGATGTTAATAATTCCACCCAGCAAATGAATACGGTGCTGCATATTGGTAAGCCCCATATTCCGTTTTACAGTTGCTGTATCAAACCCTCTGCCATCATCTGTTATTTGTATCGTGTAACCTTCCTCTTCTTTTTGCACCCGTATTAAAATAGAAGCAGGACTTGCATGTTTTACCGCATTTTGTACAGCCTCCTGTACAATCCGGAAAAGGATGATCTGTTCATCACTTCGTAATAAAAGCGGCACCTGTTCTTCATAGCTTGCTTTGATCACTTCACCCGCATTAATGCGGTCAATGACAGTTTGAATATTTTCAGAAAAACTAAAACGTTCGAGCCACTCTTTATCCAGTGATTTTGCAAGGGTACGTATCTCATTGATGGCCTGTCCCAATGTAGCATTTGCTGTGAGCAGTGTATCAGGTGGATTTTTCAGTTCCCGTTCGGTTAAGCCAATAAGCATTCGTGAGGTACTGAGCAGCTGGCCCACATTGTCGTGCAGTTCTTTACCGATTTGCTGAAAGGTTTGTTCCTGCACTTCAATACGTGATTGAAGAAGTTGTTGTTCAAGTTCTTTTTCCATGGTTAGTTTATCTCTTATAAATTGATTACGGCGCTTCCGGTGAATGACAATAAATGAAACCATAAAAGTAATTACAAGCAAAAGTAGCACCGTGCCTATAATAACAATTTCTAAGATTTTAATGGTTTCAGATGGCATATCAGCGCAATAAGAAAAAAGGAGTAAAGAAAAATATTAAGACCACGGCTCAACAGACGCCATACCTGTAAATTTAGTGTGCTTTTGGTATACGCCAGAT is part of the Lacibacter sediminis genome and harbors:
- a CDS encoding head GIN domain-containing protein, whose protein sequence is MKRSYIFLCLVIFIGLIFTSCRKEGFQTITKELNVHDFSKLEIAGEFDIRVTQGANYSVRITGRERDLADLEIKVFDHLLLMDYPHFDLRRQKAIITITMPSLQDMVFAGVSNITVEGFTETVPVRVETSGESKLHLKMNAPLFQLLASSLSEITLDGIAGELKAETAGAAIIDTYATPVVKATAVAASQSTIKVFALQWISATAAGKSRIYYKGNPQQENLVISGDARIIEE
- a CDS encoding response regulator transcription factor, encoding MMTNNSILIVEDELIIANGIAELLAEEEYDVTGIAKSAAEALLICRKADTLPAVVLCDINIKGDVKGPELALQLKEEFDAEIIFLTAYSDSKTLQQAFAADPVMYLIKPYNDTQLLVAVQMAFHKFIKRQTARIYPKLDLTEREKEIARLIAEGLTSKQVARQLFISIETVKTHRRRMLQKNNISNFPHLVYIMNRES
- a CDS encoding sensor histidine kinase, whose protein sequence is MLRKLYYTIAGTEKAFSFEHRIFNLTSFVLTVFSAQGTIFNSILGLHPTTIILGITGASLTLLTFYLSRFRKLFNQTLLVGFILATIFVLAPLFFYNGASLGPTIYLMVMILTALLLISPPGMQLLLCIIYAVSIISLLVLEYYNPDWIIPYSTNAQRIADYATSLLYTLFFTALVIWLFRRSYDREQRTITLQKTELETLYADAQEKNIYIQSLIRELHHRVKNNLQVVSSLMSLQSNRVEDEHAKTALQEGKTRVDAMAMIHQKLYVDNELAAVNMQDYLNQLTSSLAGSFGLPAFAVETTVQLPNPSMNIDRAVSIGLIVNELVTNACKHAFKQTTDPKLYIQLAQTGDDLQLSVADNGIGLKNNDEAESGFGLKLVGILVNQLDASMQVTNKPGTRYTIQMKAE
- a CDS encoding response regulator transcription factor yields the protein MKTTIGLVDDHQLFLKSLQLMLESFGNYEVVVEALNGESLKNKISNLPTPPDLMLVDVNMPVLDGIATSKWLNDKYPAMKLVALSMNDTDTAIIEMFKAGCCAFLLKDTHPTELEKALKEVVTKGYYNADASNINFRRLLMTSSETPSIVMTEKEKIFLSYVCSELTYKQIAAEMTLAERTIDGYRESLFQKFKVQSRVGLCLEALRKGFVKL
- a CDS encoding sensor histidine kinase — its product is MVSFIVIHRKRRNQFIRDKLTMEKELEQQLLQSRIEVQEQTFQQIGKELHDNVGQLLSTSRMLIGLTERELKNPPDTLLTANATLGQAINEIRTLAKSLDKEWLERFSFSENIQTVIDRINAGEVIKASYEEQVPLLLRSDEQIILFRIVQEAVQNAVKHASPASILIRVQKEEEGYTIQITDDGRGFDTATVKRNMGLTNMQHRIHLLGGIINIQSSPGNGTNVHIYFPLQKKEL